GCTCGGCGCCTTCCTCGGCGGCGCCCTGACCCTGCTCAGTCCCTGCTCGGCGATGCTGCTGCCCGCGTTCTTCGCCTACGCGTTCAGCAGCCCGGGTGCACTGATCGCGCGCACCGGCGTCTTCTTCCTCGGCCTCGCGACCTCGCTCGTGCCGCTCGGGCTGCTCGCCGGCACCGTGGGCGCTTGGGTGACGCTGCACCGGGACGGTCTCATGACGGCCGCGGCGATCGTGGTCATCGTGCTGGGCGTCGCGATGCTTCTCGGCGTGCGACTGCCCGCCATGACGCGCCAGCGCGGCGCGAAGAGCACCTCGATCGCGTCGGTCTACGCGCTCGGCACCGTGTACGGACTCGCCGGAGTGTGCGCGGGGCCGCTGCTCGGCGCAGCACTGACGATGGCCGCCTACGGCGGCAACGCGCTGCTCGGAGGCGTCGTGATGCTCGTCTTCGCGGCCGGCATGGCCCTGCCGCTGCTGCTGCTCGCCCTGCTCTGGGAGCGCGTGCCCGGGGTGCGCCGCCTCGTGCGCCCCCGAGAACTCGTGATCGGTCGCTGGCGCAACGCGTGGAGC
The genomic region above belongs to Leucobacter muris and contains:
- a CDS encoding cytochrome c biogenesis CcdA family protein; the encoded protein is MELTLLGAFLGGALTLLSPCSAMLLPAFFAYAFSSPGALIARTGVFFLGLATSLVPLGLLAGTVGAWVTLHRDGLMTAAAIVVIVLGVAMLLGVRLPAMTRQRGAKSTSIASVYALGTVYGLAGVCAGPLLGAALTMAAYGGNALLGGVVMLVFAAGMALPLLLLALLWERVPGVRRLVRPRELVIGRWRNAWSSVIGGAITVGIGVLLLATRGTSTLGSMLGYSEQARLEGWVQHASAAIPNWVFLVVVLTAGGLWFAVRQALRRDPEPPLAAPAGTGAGEPR